A genomic window from Algoriphagus sp. Y33 includes:
- a CDS encoding RNA methyltransferase, translating into MKKLSMEELERVSVEEFKKMDKSPIVLVLDNVRSLNNVGSSFRTGDAFGIEKIYLCGITGTPPHRDIQKTALGATESVEWEYCLNTMLALEKLKEEGYHICALEQVDRSLMLNDFIPEKGKKYALVFGNEVFGVEEEVLNACDEVLEIPQLGTKHSLNISVSLGIAVWDLMVKMKQF; encoded by the coding sequence ATGAAGAAATTAAGCATGGAAGAACTCGAAAGGGTATCTGTGGAAGAGTTTAAAAAAATGGATAAATCACCGATTGTGCTCGTTCTGGACAATGTTCGCAGTCTGAATAATGTGGGTTCCTCCTTCCGGACAGGAGATGCTTTTGGTATAGAAAAAATTTACCTCTGTGGTATTACAGGTACGCCTCCCCACCGCGATATTCAGAAAACCGCACTGGGAGCTACAGAGTCGGTCGAATGGGAGTATTGCCTGAATACCATGCTTGCACTAGAAAAACTAAAAGAAGAAGGCTATCATATTTGTGCTCTAGAGCAAGTGGACCGCTCCCTGATGCTGAATGATTTTATACCCGAAAAGGGTAAAAAGTATGCGCTGGTATTTGGAAATGAAGTTTTTGGAGTAGAAGAAGAAGTGCTTAATGCCTGTGATGAGGTGTTAGAAATTCCCCAGTTGGGCACCAAACACTCCTTGAATATTTCCGTATCACTTGGGATAGCAGTTTGGGATTTGATGGTAAAAATGAAACAGTTCTAG
- a CDS encoding PaaI family thioesterase: protein MENLNPYLEHFRKLIGQKLDKTPSMAGNWLAGTLLEIDKGVIRVAYTVLPVMCNPAKILHGGVASLMIDDVIGMGNFVAGSEYLMTSINLNVDFLSAAQIGETLEVSAKLVRSGSNLNHWDAVITKDSGKLVAKASSNMIKTHVKLSELEF, encoded by the coding sequence ATGGAGAACTTGAATCCCTACTTGGAGCATTTTAGAAAATTGATTGGGCAAAAACTTGACAAAACACCTTCAATGGCTGGAAATTGGCTTGCTGGAACCCTTTTGGAAATTGACAAAGGAGTGATAAGAGTAGCTTATACTGTCCTACCCGTGATGTGTAACCCTGCCAAAATACTTCACGGAGGGGTCGCTTCCCTGATGATAGATGATGTGATCGGAATGGGAAATTTTGTGGCAGGTTCCGAGTACTTGATGACAAGCATCAATTTGAATGTTGACTTTTTATCAGCAGCTCAGATCGGGGAGACATTGGAAGTTTCTGCAAAATTAGTCCGCTCCGGATCGAACCTGAATCATTGGGATGCCGTAATTACTAAGGATTCAGGTAAACTTGTGGCTAAAGCCAGTTCTAACATGATTAAAACACATGTGAAGCTGAGTGAGCTTGAATTTTAA
- a CDS encoding SDR family NAD(P)-dependent oxidoreductase translates to MNISLKNQRILVTGASRGIGRAIAKQLSESGAEVIIHFNSNAAEAEKLLSELVNPAFIESCDLSDVNQVVGFIPKLVEKYGAISGLVNNAGIARSAPDDLPTSKWLEIWQETLQVNTTALGILCKEFVAQSLVNQNGRIVTISSRAAFRGDTPDYLAYAASKGAIVSLTRSIARHYGKQGIKAFLIAPGFTRTDMAHDILSQYGEDFALNDIALNELTKPDDIAPMVTLLCSGLADHATGTSIDINAGSYVH, encoded by the coding sequence ATGAATATTTCCCTCAAAAATCAACGAATACTAGTTACAGGGGCTTCGAGAGGCATAGGTAGGGCTATTGCCAAGCAACTTTCGGAATCAGGTGCTGAAGTGATTATTCATTTTAACAGCAATGCCGCCGAAGCAGAAAAACTCTTGTCGGAATTGGTAAATCCGGCGTTTATTGAGTCTTGCGATCTTTCTGATGTAAACCAAGTTGTGGGTTTTATCCCAAAACTGGTAGAAAAATATGGGGCGATCTCGGGTTTGGTTAACAATGCGGGTATTGCCAGATCAGCACCGGACGACCTTCCAACAAGTAAATGGCTTGAGATTTGGCAAGAAACACTGCAAGTTAACACAACTGCTCTTGGCATTCTCTGCAAGGAATTTGTAGCGCAATCTCTAGTTAATCAAAATGGCAGAATTGTTACTATATCTTCCAGAGCTGCTTTTCGTGGGGATACCCCAGACTACCTTGCATATGCGGCTTCTAAAGGAGCAATCGTTAGTTTGACACGATCTATAGCGAGACATTATGGAAAGCAGGGAATCAAGGCTTTTCTGATTGCCCCGGGCTTCACCCGTACAGATATGGCCCATGACATTCTCTCTCAATACGGAGAGGATTTTGCCCTTAATGACATAGCACTAAATGAATTGACCAAACCTGACGACATTGCTCCGATGGTGACTCTTCTTTGTTCTGGATTAGCCGATCATGCCACCGGTACAAGTATCGACATCAATGCAGGCTCCTATGTACATTGA
- a CDS encoding YfiT family bacillithiol transferase gives MIDIELLKYPIGKFLKPETISDQQLKEASAYLRLFPEYLKDTVGTFTTEQWNTHYRPGGWTVRQVVHHLSDSHMNALIRFKLALTEQNPTIKPYDEAAWARMPDYSVAIDTSLSLIEGIHLKWSAILESMTSSDFRRTYFHPEHQSTVQLAEVTLMYHWHSMHHLAHIQHLIIREKW, from the coding sequence ATGATTGATATAGAATTATTGAAGTACCCAATAGGTAAATTTCTGAAGCCTGAAACTATTTCAGACCAACAGTTGAAAGAGGCTAGTGCCTATCTTCGTTTATTTCCAGAGTATTTAAAAGACACAGTGGGCACGTTCACAACTGAGCAATGGAATACGCATTATCGCCCGGGAGGCTGGACTGTAAGACAGGTAGTCCATCACCTATCCGATAGCCATATGAATGCGCTGATACGGTTCAAATTGGCTCTAACAGAGCAAAATCCCACCATCAAGCCTTATGATGAAGCTGCTTGGGCAAGAATGCCTGATTATTCTGTAGCTATCGATACCTCTCTTTCTTTGATAGAGGGCATCCATCTAAAATGGTCAGCTATATTGGAGAGCATGACTTCGTCAGATTTTCGTAGAACGTATTTTCATCCAGAACATCAATCTACCGTTCAGTTAGCTGAGGTTACACTGATGTATCATTGGCATTCGATGCATCATTTGGCACATATTCAGCATTTGATCATTCGTGAAAAGTGGTAA
- a CDS encoding ComF family protein: MRLFFVKDFLDLVFPRNCLLCGTSLHDHEKNLCVICKGTLPVTSYHLRPIDNDLCEKVKGLSTVGMVMAYLKFTKGGRSQKLLHQLKYRNKPQLAQELGYLYGKTLSDHGFEKNWDVIVPVPLHPLKQSRRGYNQSEQFGIGLSKELSVKLENELIRGKFTETQTQKSRLERMNNMDGVFQISPHNSITDKSILLVDDVMTTGATLCACANVLLASGAKNVDLVTIAAGG, translated from the coding sequence ATGCGTTTATTTTTTGTAAAAGATTTTTTGGATTTGGTCTTTCCACGCAATTGTCTTTTGTGTGGAACGTCTCTTCACGATCATGAGAAAAATCTATGTGTAATTTGTAAGGGCACACTTCCTGTTACCAGCTATCATTTAAGGCCAATTGACAATGATTTATGCGAAAAGGTAAAAGGACTAAGTACTGTAGGAATGGTAATGGCCTACCTGAAATTTACCAAAGGTGGGCGCAGCCAAAAACTTTTGCATCAGCTTAAGTACAGGAATAAGCCGCAATTGGCTCAAGAGCTGGGATACTTGTATGGTAAAACTCTAAGTGATCATGGATTTGAAAAGAACTGGGATGTCATCGTGCCTGTACCGTTGCACCCACTAAAGCAAAGCCGAAGAGGATACAACCAGAGTGAGCAATTTGGAATAGGCCTAAGCAAGGAATTGTCTGTGAAGTTGGAAAATGAATTAATTCGTGGAAAATTTACTGAAACACAAACCCAGAAATCCCGACTGGAGCGAATGAATAATATGGACGGTGTATTTCAGATTTCACCCCATAATTCTATCACCGATAAGTCAATCCTCCTAGTAGATGATGTGATGACGACAGGAGCTACTTTGTGTGCTTGCGCCAATGTGCTTTTGGCAAGTGGGGCAAAAAATGTAGATTTGGTTACCATCGCAGCCGGAGGATAA
- a CDS encoding carboxymuconolactone decarboxylase family protein, which translates to MNLIEEFNEYRSRMNDKILAEDNKVIKRIFNLDTNAYAEGSIDIKSKEMIGLACSMVLRCDDCIKYHLGKCHEAGLTKEQIFEVFSIATLIGGTIVIPHLRRATEYLETLENQ; encoded by the coding sequence ATGAATCTCATAGAGGAATTCAACGAGTACCGCAGCCGGATGAATGATAAAATTTTGGCTGAAGACAATAAAGTAATCAAGCGTATATTCAATCTTGATACCAATGCATACGCTGAAGGATCTATAGATATAAAGTCTAAGGAAATGATTGGACTCGCTTGTTCTATGGTATTAAGATGTGACGACTGTATCAAGTATCACTTAGGAAAATGCCATGAAGCAGGCCTGACGAAAGAACAAATATTTGAAGTATTCTCGATCGCGACTTTGATAGGAGGGACAATAGTAATCCCACATTTGAGAAGAGCTACAGAATACTTGGAAACACTTGAAAATCAGTAG
- a CDS encoding exodeoxyribonuclease III, with protein MKIVSYNVNGIRAAMNKGFIDWLKQVNPDIIGLQEVKANLDQIDATIFQDLGYEIYWYPAFKKGYSGVAILSKIKPKSVKLGMDYSKYDDEGRLLQADFEDFSFLTAYFPSGTTGDIRQTFKYEFLDDIFGYIQDLKQTTPNFILSGDYNICHKAIDIHNPISNKNTSGFLPEERAWMDKFTESGFVDSFRKFNDQPHNYTWWSYRSNSRAKNLGWRIDYHMATTSMEERLKNSVILADAKHSDHCPILIEVE; from the coding sequence GTGAAAATAGTATCATACAACGTTAACGGCATTCGTGCTGCGATGAATAAGGGTTTTATAGATTGGCTTAAACAAGTAAATCCAGATATAATTGGTTTACAAGAAGTTAAAGCCAATTTAGATCAGATAGATGCTACTATTTTCCAAGACTTGGGCTACGAAATATATTGGTACCCAGCGTTTAAAAAGGGGTATAGTGGAGTAGCAATTTTGAGTAAAATAAAGCCAAAGTCGGTAAAATTAGGAATGGATTATTCAAAATACGACGATGAAGGAAGGCTCCTTCAGGCAGATTTTGAAGATTTCTCATTTCTCACAGCTTATTTCCCATCAGGCACCACTGGTGATATTCGCCAAACATTTAAATACGAATTCTTAGACGATATCTTTGGTTATATACAAGATCTAAAGCAGACAACCCCCAATTTCATATTGAGTGGAGATTATAATATTTGTCATAAAGCTATAGATATTCATAATCCAATATCTAATAAAAACACTTCAGGCTTCTTGCCTGAAGAGCGGGCTTGGATGGATAAATTTACAGAATCAGGATTTGTGGATAGTTTCAGAAAATTCAACGACCAGCCTCATAATTATACCTGGTGGAGTTATAGATCAAACTCTCGGGCAAAAAATTTAGGCTGGAGAATTGATTACCACATGGCCACCACTTCTATGGAAGAGCGTTTGAAAAATTCCGTTATACTAGCGGATGCTAAGCATTCCGATCATTGTCCAATATTAATAGAAGTAGAATAA
- a CDS encoding ATP-binding protein → MKSIKISIPSLLENIKIIESFIDNAREKFEINDDIYGNIMISVTECISNAIIHGNQGDKNKLVHLELALEEDLLLFTIQDEGSGFDHNELKDPTSPENIEKTGGRGIFLIKHLSDDVKFEENGTKTVLSFYMN, encoded by the coding sequence ATGAAAAGCATAAAAATTTCTATTCCTTCTCTTCTTGAGAACATAAAAATAATTGAAAGTTTCATCGACAATGCTCGTGAAAAATTTGAGATCAATGATGATATCTATGGCAATATCATGATTTCGGTAACTGAATGCATCAGTAATGCTATCATACACGGAAATCAAGGCGATAAAAACAAACTTGTCCATTTGGAATTAGCTCTTGAGGAAGACCTACTTCTATTCACTATCCAGGATGAAGGAAGTGGATTTGACCACAATGAGCTTAAGGATCCAACATCTCCCGAAAATATCGAAAAAACGGGTGGCAGAGGAATATTCCTGATAAAGCACCTTTCGGATGATGTAAAATTTGAAGAGAACGGCACAAAGACCGTTTTATCATTCTATATGAATTAA
- the ybeY gene encoding rRNA maturation RNase YbeY translates to MPVNFFTEDVSFSLKEKRKRKTWLKLLAEAENHTITDLNYIFCSDEYLHNINVEYLDHDTYTDIITFDNSDDKEIIEGDIFISIERVKENAEMLNTQLEKELSRVISHGLFHLLGYKDKSKTELSLMRSKEDFAIKLFDET, encoded by the coding sequence ATGCCCGTCAATTTCTTTACTGAAGATGTTTCATTTTCTCTAAAAGAAAAGAGAAAAAGAAAAACTTGGCTCAAGCTGCTTGCTGAAGCAGAGAATCACACAATTACAGATTTAAATTATATCTTCTGTTCTGACGAATACCTGCACAACATTAATGTAGAATATTTAGACCACGACACCTATACCGATATTATCACTTTTGATAATTCCGATGACAAAGAAATTATAGAAGGCGATATATTCATAAGTATAGAGCGCGTAAAGGAAAACGCGGAAATGCTAAACACCCAACTGGAAAAAGAACTTAGCAGAGTAATCAGTCATGGTCTTTTTCACTTGCTGGGTTACAAGGATAAGTCAAAAACAGAACTGAGCTTAATGAGAAGCAAAGAGGATTTTGCAATAAAATTATTCGATGAAACTTAA
- the mnmG gene encoding tRNA uridine-5-carboxymethylaminomethyl(34) synthesis enzyme MnmG yields MFPIYDVIVVGAGHAGCEAAHAAAQMGSKVLLCTMNMNTIAQMSCNPAMGGVAKGQIVREIDALGGMSGIISDKSMIQFRMLNRSKGPAMWSPRSQNDRMKFAEEWRLALEQTPNVDFWQEMITGLLVKNGQLKGVRTSIGLEIQAKSVVLTNGTFLNGLIHIGEKQFGGGRTGEAAARGITEQLVQLGFESGRMKTGTPPRVDGRSLDYSKMEVQYGDEKPEKFSYSDTTSTLKEQRTCWITYTNKEVHSSLEEGFDRSPMFNGRIQGLGPRYCPSIEDKINRFAERDRHQIFVEPEGWNTVEMYINGFSTSLPEDVQYKALRKIEGFENARMFRPGYAIEYDFFPPTQLKLTLETQLMENLYFAGQINGTTGYEEAASQGLVAGINASLKAQEKDPFLLKRSDAYIGVLIDDLINKGTEEPYRMFTSRAEFRLLLRQDNADLRLTKKGHDIGLASDKRLEKMNVKKEQTAKLINELKQKKVSPESVNQGLEESGSALIKEKISVEKLLKRPQIGLEHLKSFNTEIGEYLSKYSNDVLEQAEIQIKYDSYIEKEQQMVEKLSNMENFKIPSKFDYISIPALSAEGKQKLNKIRPETMGQASRISGVTPADLSIITVYLGR; encoded by the coding sequence ATGTTTCCAATATACGATGTCATAGTAGTAGGGGCAGGGCACGCAGGCTGTGAAGCAGCACATGCTGCGGCACAGATGGGTTCTAAAGTACTGCTTTGTACTATGAACATGAACACTATTGCCCAAATGTCATGCAATCCTGCAATGGGAGGGGTGGCAAAAGGGCAAATTGTAAGAGAAATAGATGCGCTGGGGGGAATGTCAGGGATTATCTCAGATAAATCCATGATACAGTTCAGGATGCTTAACAGGTCTAAGGGTCCTGCTATGTGGTCGCCAAGATCCCAGAATGATCGCATGAAATTCGCAGAAGAGTGGCGGTTAGCCTTAGAACAAACGCCAAACGTGGATTTCTGGCAGGAAATGATCACAGGTTTATTGGTAAAAAACGGACAGTTAAAGGGAGTAAGAACAAGTATTGGTCTAGAAATACAAGCCAAAAGTGTTGTATTAACCAATGGTACATTTCTAAATGGCCTCATTCATATTGGTGAGAAGCAATTTGGAGGAGGAAGAACCGGTGAGGCAGCAGCTCGAGGAATTACCGAGCAACTGGTACAATTAGGCTTCGAATCCGGTCGAATGAAAACCGGAACGCCTCCAAGAGTGGACGGAAGAAGTTTGGATTATTCGAAAATGGAAGTTCAATATGGCGATGAAAAACCGGAAAAATTCAGCTATTCTGATACCACTTCAACACTAAAGGAGCAAAGAACTTGCTGGATTACCTATACAAATAAAGAAGTCCACTCCAGTCTGGAAGAAGGATTTGATAGATCACCCATGTTCAATGGAAGAATACAAGGGCTTGGACCAAGATACTGCCCATCCATCGAAGATAAAATCAACCGTTTTGCAGAGAGAGATAGACATCAAATATTCGTGGAGCCGGAAGGATGGAATACCGTGGAAATGTACATCAACGGCTTCTCCACTTCGTTACCTGAGGATGTACAATATAAAGCATTACGGAAAATTGAGGGATTCGAGAACGCAAGAATGTTTCGCCCCGGTTATGCAATAGAATATGATTTCTTTCCACCAACTCAGCTGAAACTCACGTTAGAAACTCAATTAATGGAGAACTTATATTTCGCAGGCCAAATTAACGGAACTACAGGATATGAGGAAGCAGCTTCACAAGGATTGGTAGCAGGAATCAATGCCAGCCTAAAAGCTCAAGAAAAAGATCCTTTCTTACTAAAGAGATCAGATGCCTATATAGGCGTACTCATAGACGACCTGATCAATAAAGGTACTGAAGAGCCCTATAGAATGTTTACTTCCAGAGCTGAATTTAGGCTTCTACTCCGTCAGGATAATGCTGATCTTCGGCTAACCAAGAAAGGACATGATATAGGATTAGCTTCTGATAAGCGGTTGGAGAAAATGAACGTTAAGAAGGAGCAGACTGCAAAACTGATCAATGAGCTAAAACAAAAGAAAGTAAGTCCCGAAAGTGTCAATCAAGGCCTTGAAGAATCCGGCTCAGCATTAATCAAAGAAAAAATATCCGTTGAAAAACTGCTGAAAAGACCACAAATAGGTCTGGAACATTTGAAGAGTTTCAATACAGAAATAGGGGAGTATCTATCCAAGTATTCTAATGATGTGCTTGAACAGGCTGAGATACAAATCAAGTATGACAGCTACATAGAGAAAGAGCAGCAAATGGTAGAGAAGCTCAGTAATATGGAAAACTTCAAAATCCCCTCAAAATTCGACTACATATCCATTCCTGCACTTTCTGCCGAAGGAAAACAAAAGCTCAATAAGATAAGACCTGAGACCATGGGTCAAGCTTCTAGAATCAGCGGAGTGACTCCTGCAGACTTATCCATAATTACCGTCTACCTTGGAAGATAA
- a CDS encoding class I SAM-dependent methyltransferase: MEDKMLERLTKCPLCKSGHFLNYREIQDYAVSQEPFMLCNCTNCGLKFTNPRPTEDTIAPYYDFPEYFSHDDKAKNLTQLVYQKVRKYNISQKLRFLTSLKPRKGNYLDFGCGTAELLVHAHTLGWKVTGIEPNEKARKLANSKISGKVYESINGLPKGSSFDIITLYHVLEHIHSLRKTVKTLIKHLKSNGYILIAIPNPESHDATKYGEHWAGWDVPRHLYHFNLQAIENFAEIFDLQLKEILPMSFDSYYVSLLSEGYADPQQSTLKKYWKAIISGKKSNKEAVKTAGNYSSNLFVFKKK; the protein is encoded by the coding sequence TTGGAAGATAAAATGTTGGAAAGACTTACTAAATGTCCGCTCTGCAAGAGTGGACATTTTCTTAACTATCGAGAAATACAAGATTACGCAGTCAGCCAAGAGCCTTTCATGCTATGCAACTGTACAAACTGTGGATTAAAATTCACAAACCCAAGACCTACTGAAGATACAATTGCTCCCTATTACGATTTCCCTGAATATTTCTCCCACGATGATAAGGCTAAAAACCTAACCCAACTCGTCTATCAAAAAGTCAGAAAATACAATATATCCCAAAAACTAAGGTTTTTAACCAGTCTCAAGCCTCGTAAAGGAAATTATTTGGATTTCGGATGCGGAACTGCTGAGTTATTGGTACATGCTCATACCCTCGGATGGAAAGTAACAGGTATAGAACCAAATGAAAAAGCCAGAAAACTAGCTAACTCAAAAATAAGTGGAAAGGTATACGAATCCATCAATGGGCTACCTAAAGGAAGCTCCTTTGACATCATAACGCTCTACCATGTATTAGAGCATATTCATTCACTCAGAAAAACAGTAAAAACACTTATAAAACACTTGAAATCAAATGGTTATATATTAATTGCTATACCAAATCCCGAAAGTCATGATGCTACAAAATATGGTGAACATTGGGCAGGTTGGGATGTACCAAGACATCTCTACCACTTCAATCTCCAAGCCATTGAAAATTTCGCAGAAATCTTCGATTTGCAACTAAAGGAAATATTGCCAATGTCTTTTGACAGCTATTACGTCTCACTCTTGTCTGAAGGATATGCAGATCCACAGCAATCAACGTTAAAGAAATATTGGAAAGCTATTATTTCAGGAAAAAAATCTAATAAAGAAGCAGTTAAAACTGCAGGAAATTATTCTAGCAACTTATTCGTTTTCAAAAAGAAGTGA
- a CDS encoding Ig-like domain-containing domain codes for MKQHNLIILLVISILAFSCAKQSAPMGGPRDEDPPKVTDMNPKDQSLNTKPEEIIITFDEYIKLDNANKNILITPRINKDEVIFTALKNTLVIKLNQELEDSTTYVFNFQKSIQDLSEGNPAENLKLVFSTGKSIDSLTFSGSVNSYFSGKNDKPEDAIVGLYPINDTTNVFIAPPYYLTQVDSARRFNISNIKAGKYLAYAWQDDNNSLKAEYKSEAFDFITDTISINENIEGVQFNLSKGDQNPIRLLRSSTLGSNYLIVLNKMPVDITLENEKLGNEIFYTLGDKRINLFSDAPISDSLKVNINLKDSVGYQIDSLVWAKFEESDRKPEKLTITPNSGKNFYQTLPIELTFNKPVKSINYDSLYIAYDTASMIQITPEMLSFKDSLRRDIINITLTIPDSIPYDAFTLKAADSTFRDIEGLYNEGPLSGNYKRLKRETLADAITGTIQDTEGPFIIQLLDSKGDIKRESYVETGNKFSFSLIEAGNYQIRIIEDANRNHRWDPANYEERRYAERVFYYIDPETSSKNITIRGGWTLEDLQIKATPKTGLKTIQD; via the coding sequence GTGAAACAACATAATCTAATCATACTTTTAGTTATAAGCATATTAGCTTTTTCATGTGCAAAACAAAGTGCACCAATGGGCGGGCCAAGGGATGAGGATCCACCCAAAGTTACAGACATGAACCCAAAGGATCAAAGTCTGAATACAAAACCTGAAGAGATCATCATAACATTTGATGAATACATCAAACTCGATAATGCCAACAAAAACATTCTTATTACACCAAGAATAAACAAGGACGAAGTAATTTTCACTGCATTGAAAAATACATTGGTGATCAAGCTAAATCAGGAATTAGAAGATAGCACAACCTATGTATTCAACTTCCAGAAGTCAATTCAAGATTTGTCCGAAGGAAATCCGGCTGAAAATCTCAAGCTAGTATTTTCAACAGGGAAAAGTATAGACAGTCTCACATTTTCAGGATCAGTGAATTCATACTTTTCGGGAAAAAATGACAAACCGGAAGACGCCATAGTGGGTTTATATCCAATAAATGATACCACAAATGTCTTTATAGCACCCCCATATTACTTGACTCAGGTTGATTCAGCCCGTAGATTCAATATCTCAAATATTAAAGCAGGCAAATATCTGGCTTATGCTTGGCAGGATGACAATAATAGCCTTAAAGCAGAATACAAGTCAGAAGCATTTGATTTTATTACCGATACCATTAGTATCAACGAAAACATTGAAGGGGTTCAATTCAATCTCTCAAAAGGTGATCAAAATCCTATCAGATTACTAAGATCGTCTACATTAGGATCTAATTACCTAATTGTCCTAAACAAAATGCCCGTAGATATCACTTTAGAAAATGAGAAACTCGGGAATGAAATTTTTTATACACTAGGAGATAAAAGAATCAATCTTTTTTCAGATGCCCCTATTTCAGATAGTCTGAAAGTCAATATCAACTTAAAAGACTCCGTAGGATATCAAATCGATTCGCTTGTCTGGGCAAAATTTGAAGAATCCGACAGAAAACCGGAAAAACTGACCATTACCCCTAACTCAGGGAAAAACTTCTACCAGACCCTTCCTATAGAATTAACCTTCAATAAACCTGTGAAAAGTATCAATTACGACTCACTTTATATTGCTTACGATACCGCCTCGATGATTCAGATTACCCCGGAGATGCTAAGCTTCAAAGATTCGCTGAGAAGAGATATTATCAACATTACCCTAACTATACCTGATTCCATACCTTACGATGCTTTCACGCTCAAAGCAGCAGATTCTACCTTTAGGGATATCGAAGGGTTGTACAATGAAGGACCACTCTCAGGCAATTACAAAAGACTAAAAAGAGAAACATTGGCAGATGCCATTACAGGAACTATCCAGGACACAGAGGGGCCTTTCATTATCCAGCTGCTCGATAGTAAAGGCGACATAAAAAGAGAATCATACGTAGAGACCGGAAACAAATTTTCCTTTAGTTTAATAGAAGCAGGAAACTACCAAATCAGAATAATAGAGGATGCAAACAGAAACCATCGCTGGGATCCTGCCAACTATGAAGAAAGACGGTATGCAGAACGGGTGTTCTATTACATCGACCCCGAAACGTCAAGTAAAAATATTACCATCAGAGGTGGCTGGACCTTGGAGGATCTTCAGATAAAAGCTACACCAAAGACCGGCTTAAAAACCATTCAGGATTAG